The Amphiprion ocellaris isolate individual 3 ecotype Okinawa chromosome 12, ASM2253959v1, whole genome shotgun sequence region cctataagctgcaccccagcgCGCCCCCCGCTCCCAAACCAccccataagtacactacaaaacataagagggaagaTATTGAACTGTATCACTAATAGAAAATTcgctaaaattattttaaaaaattatattttatatcaaaccaagagttgtactatgacgaggaggagagagtttatggctgcagtaaatttggtgacactacaatgcataagagttattgattttttttttttactataaaaacaatccttaaaattatgaaaaaaaaattaatatcaaaccaagagttgtagtatgagcagcaggagtcagttgctggctgcagtaaatttgttgaatatttgtctctcttcgctgtttgcagcggttttgcattttgcagatggtccctgttcactcgtcacacagccagctgctcatagacaccaatgttatttctgcagctacttttgattaaactgggcttgtagcacattgtctaccttacaacgatggacaagaggcatcgtttatgtttagacaacgtatatttaatgagttattgatgccggaagtccgaatttgtgaatatctttccgactttacctaactgtgttttatttcctgacgtctccgtaattcgctggtttcatgctgtcatttacgagcatttcactacaaataacataattctgtcttgtcctttaataaaaccaaatttaaggtaactctcgaggtatagccggagtttttaggtactgatgaatcttcacccgttttgcgtttttcagacatcGTTCCCATCAGTAATTTTCTatctgcacacaaactaatgaatctggatgaactagagccaacctgaagaaagtgtggagagaagttgaaaggtcaaggaggtgtggccatcgaagtagcaaaggatttttgaaaaagaccaaataaatgtgtttttaaaatgttttataggtagacttgtgatgacacagtgagtctgttactctgattttatccagaatgtaaaaatctgttttttataacatcacagcctcagagcagacaaagcttcgccccccctcagatctctggcgccccccctgggggggcgtggaccccaggttgggaaccactgctttaAAGTGTAAActggtttatttctgctgtacattttaactgtggCCAAAGAAAATTCACTGCTGGACCTTAGAGGAAATATCTGAGGAACTGCAAGAGTTCTAGAAGCTCAGTGTGGGTGGAGTCTCAAAGGGTTTAACCAATGAGATATTAGAGGGTGGAGCACTTACGGAATAGAACCAATCAGGTCATGCAAACATTAGACCTCCTTCTCAGCTGGTAACtctaatggattcattgtggtCCTTACTTTCCCAGCAGGTTGATGTTCTGAGAGATGGCTCCGTTCTCATTCAGGATGGAGTCCATCATCTTCACCGGGTCCTCCAGACTCAGGCCAGACGCTTTGTTCAGCTGCAGGGCACTGCTGGTCGGTTTGCTGCTGTTCAATGAGCTGCTGGTCGGTTTGCTGCCGTTCAATGAGCTGCTAGTTGGTTTGCTGCCGTCCAATGAGCTGCTAGTTGGTTTGCTGTCGTCCAATGAGCTGCTAGTTGGTTTGCTGTCGTCCAATGAGCTGCTAGTTGGTTTGCTGCCGTCCAATGAGCTGCTCCGCTGCCCATCGTCGGTCGGTTTGTTGTTGTCGCTGGTGATCACCTCTGTCTCAGTCGGCAGAACGCCACAActgtccacctccacctccacaatCTCCACATCTCTGAGACACAAGTCAGCCACAACTAGTTAGTTTAGATAGTTAGCTACTTAGCTAGTTTACATAGTTAGCTAGTCTAGATAGTTAGCTAGTTAGATAGTATAGATAGTTCGCTAGTTTAGATAGTTTAGTTAGCTAGTTCAGATAGtttagatatttagctagtttAGATAGTTTAGATAGCTAGTTTACATAGTTAGCTAGTTTAGATAGGTAGCTAgtctagctagttagctagtttAGATAGGCAGCTAGTTTAGACAGATAGCTAATTTAGATAGCTAGTTTAAATAGTTCACTAGTTTAGATAGCTAGTTTAAATAGTTCACTAGTTTAGATAGTTAGCTAGTTTAGATAGTTTACATACTAAACTAGTTTAGATAATTCACTTGTTTAGATAGTTTAGATAGTTAGCTAGTTTAGATAGTTAGCTAGTTTAGCTAGTTTAGATAGTTCCCTTGTTTAGATAGTTTAGATGGTTAGCTAGTTTAGATAGTTAGCTAGTTTAGATACTTAGCTAGTTTAGCTAGTTTGCTAGTTTAGATAGTTAGTTTAGATAGTTAGCTAGTTTAGATAGTTAGATAGTTTAGATATATAGTTTAGATATCTAACTAGTTTAGATAGTTAGCTCACAAGCTGCTAGAAGTTCTTAAAACTCCTTTAAAGGTGCAGTTTAACTATCTGGAGAGACATCTCAATATGGTTAGAGGGCTAAAGCTGGGTTATACTTTCCACACGAACGAGCCGCACGGAAATCCGCGCGAGAGAACGtatgtgcatttatactccgtgcggcatctgctcccaaactgcagagggcagtgtatcgcaaacacacatctacctggtctactctggtactaaactacagcagaagtttgccattgtttacaccacgtACAgcatggcattttaccgaataaaagcatttcagaagttagttttcatttcacactatgaattgttcataacccaGTTGTCACGGTGAACTCTGTATGATGAATCGTATCAGTTCCCATATTTCTggacttcagctacgagtaggtcctggccctctgccatgtttttccaCGCGGCTACGTCTAcgtagttagaaaaatgtggaggtgcacgagggggcgtggctgctaaaatgtaatttttccacacggagccgcacggacctcgcAGGCGCAGAAAGCATAAAACAGGCTTTATGGGTAGAGGATTATGGGTAAAGGGTTATGGTTGTGGGTAGAGTGTTATGGATAGAGGGTTATGGTTGTGGGTAGAGGGTTATGGGTAGAGGATTATGGCTAGAGGGTTATGGTTGTGGGTTGAGGGTTATGGATAGAGTGTTATGGATAGAGTGTTATGGGTAGAGGGTTATGGTTGTGGGTAGAGGGTTATGGGTAGAGGGTTATGGTTGTGGGTAGAGGATTATGGATAGAGGGTTATGGGTAGAGGGTTGTGGGTAGAGGGTTATGGGTAGAGGGTTATGGGTAGAGAGTTATGGTTGTGGGTAGAGGATTATGGACAGAGGGTTATGGATAGAGCGTTGTGGGAAGAGGGTTATGGTTGTGGGTAGAGGGTTATGGATATAGGGTTGTGGATAGAGGATTATGTGTAGAGTGTTATGGTTGTGGGTAGAGGATTATGAATAGAGGATTATAGGTAGAGGGTTGTGGGTAGAGGGTTATGGATAGAGCACTGTGGGAAGAGGATTATGGGTGTGGGTAGAGGGTTTAGATATAGGGTTTTGGATagagggttaggggttaggAGTTAGAGGGTTATGGTTGTGGGTAGAGGATTATGGCTAGAGGGTTATGGTTGTGGGTAGAGGGTTATGGATAGAGGGTTACGGATAGAGGGTTGTGGGTAGATGGCTATGGGTAGAGGGCTATGGTTGTGGGCAGAGGGTTATGGGTAGAGGTGTTTGGATAGAGGGTTATGGTTGTGGGTTATGGatagggctgcaacaacgaatcgataaaatcgataataatcgattattaaaagcgttggcaacgaatttcattatTGATTCGTTGTGTCGCGCGATTCGTGCGTCACTCGCCATGTCGCGGAGCCGTCaacttcacctgcagagctttgtcaatgctggctgacggaaataaagtttttttgttttttaaaataattccacctctagagcgagttgaacagaacgaggtggcggcaaagcgaaagtaaattcagagtaatttcaacCGAACGTGACcgacacggagaaaacagtCGGACCGAAATCCTCAGaagtgtggcagcatttcacgcttcacaaaacaacaaacatgcgtagcatgcaagctttacaaaagtgataTGATGTACGGGAGCACCACGGTAatgatgcagcacctgaaacggaaacacgTTGGAGTCGCCGATGAcagctcaacagcaggtaagtcactacagtatcctacgtttgttccgttttacagtgaggaaacgtaacgttagtctctctggtagctctcctgatgctagtgtttgttagctgattaatgacagtgatagggcacgtgtgtgtgtgtgtgtgtgtgtgtgtgtgtgtgtgtgtgtgtgtgtgtgtgtgtgtgtgtgtgtgtgtgtgtgtgtgtgtgtgtgtgtgtgtgtgtgtgtgtacgtgcgcgtgtgaaactttttatttcactttaatcagcttaagcagggtttgaatatgctttataaataaacgtaacttgcccacaatggtgataataatttaaagattaagcctcaagttttaattttctcacaaagtctgagtgaagacactggtctgtgttggagtgaggcaggatgaactgcatttagaccggggttaaagtaacttatttagtatgtagtattttttatggtgcttgtcctatctatctatctatctatctatctatctatctgtctgtctgtctgtctgtctgtctgtctgtctatctatgtatctatctatatgtgtgtgtgcgtgtgtgcgtgtgtgtgtgtgtgtgtgtgtgtgcgtgcatactttgtgttttgctctttggactacttacttgccttaacctaatactgcaaataaaacaagataattactgagttgttgtaaattgtgctataatacatactcaaactatactatctttctcatttcttgaacagcaaacaatgacaggcttcatgatgagaaagacatcatgtcaaccacagcaagcatctgtcctgactgacagcatcctcaacatgatgctCACTGGCATGAGGCCTCTGTCGatggttgaagacgaaggcttcGCTTCAATtatcttatttgctctgtcagtccaaatcttctctttcagAGGAAGTGGAaattaatgtgttgtttttttatccgattcatcgattaatcgAAAAAATAATCGGCCGactaatcgattattaaaataatcgttagttgcagccctagttatGGATATAGGGTTATGGTTGTGGGTAGAGGGTTATGGATAGAGGGTTATGGTTGTGGGTAGAGGGTTATGGATATAGGGTTATGGTTGTGGGTAGAGGGTTATGGATATAGGGTTATGGTTGTGGGTAGAGGGTTATGGATAGAGGGTTATGGTTGTGGGTAGAGGGTTATGGATAGAGGGTTATGGTTGTGGGTAGAGGGTTATGAATAGAGGGTTATGGGTATTGTCAGAGAGTTATGGATGGTATTATGGTTAAAGCACTACCCCTGTTCGAAGGCTCTGGGCAACTCCTCGGTAATCTCCGCTGTCACCTCGGCTTCGTTCTCGGTCAGGTCGCAGATGATGATGTCTTCTGACACCTCTGAGTTCTTCACTCCGTTCAGACTGTTTACTGTCGACTGAAACACACAGTTAGGACTAAACACCACTACTAAAAATACACCACTACCTCTGGATACCAGCGTATCCATGCTGATCTAGTCCTGATAAACACATCACAGGGAAACTGTTGACTTTTCAGCATAATGGAAGATTAATAAAGATGGAAAACTGCTGAcaatgtttgtcttttaataatttaaatataaacagATGAGTCACATGGAAAAACCCAGTCAACCTCATATTTATCCATTAGAGTAGAACCAGAACAGAACCAGAGTAGAACCAGGGTTCCAGATGAGGTTCCAGTGAATAATGAAAAGGGAACCTTATTATTTAAagctcatttcattttcctATGACTGTAGCAACATTAGAGGTCTGAAGATGAGAATCTCTGTGACCGTAGGAGAACAACCGGCTGACCTGTTTGTCCTCGTAGATCTGATGGAtgtatttggacttttttccgTTGCTGTTCATCAGAATCGGCCTGTCGACCAAACAGATacaaacattcaaaattcaCACTTAAATCTGTGATaagagctttaaaaataaagatgctttttattttcattggtttaatgtaataaataatgaCCTATCATTTATTCAGAAACATAATACCAGACAAAATGATGTAGAAAACCCTTTGCTGGAGCTTGACTGTTTACATGACTGTACTTTGTGAAATTAAGTTACATTAAATAGtagaaaactgatttctaaTGAGAAAAACTGATTTCCTGCTGATGATTATCTGACATTTCCTCTGAAAGTGTTTCTGTAGAAGCTCACCAAACAGCATGAACTCACCTTTTACGCTTCAGATTCAGGATTCGGTTGTTCTGCACCAACGTGACGATAAACTGGATCAGCTGAAGAGAACCAACAGAAACCAGATCAGATAAGGACTGAAGGTTAAACCTGCAGGAAACATCACAGCAACCAGCTGATGGAGagttgaaccctctgaaccccaaatcACACCAGCAGCTTCCAAACTATGTAGAAAACCATCATCAAAAACAGAGACAAGCATCAGATCTTCAACTTTCTGACCATCTTTGAAGGCATCATGGGAGATGTGTGGTTCCATCAGAAACATTTACCAGATCTCAGCTGAAACAATGAGATTTCTTCAAAATTGAAACTTTCTCCAAAAGTACATTTTATGCTCAAATCAGATCCAGTAGAACCAGAACCTTCCTCCTCCCGGTTCGGGTTCTCCAGGACCGACTCAGCTAATACCAGAACATGCAGAGtgtttcaggttgaactgcaggcagtgtttcctcacaggactgagaggaaaaccaataaataaacagtgtGGTTGATTCTGAGATGAACTCACCTTCttgatgagctgctgctgatgagaaTGTTTCTTTCTCAGGTCTGAGATTTCTCTCCACAGAGCTTCATTCTCCCTGAACAAGTTcacaaacaggaaacaacaaactcAGTTCAGCTGCTTCTTTATCGTCTGTTTCTGGGAACATGTAGTTTCTGACAAACTCCCCTCCATATCTAGATGAGTAACAGTTAATTTTACTACAATCATAGTCCTAAACCAGAACATCCTCAcatcatctggttcttcatctgcagGAACTTTGTCAAtaatcagagttctaccttcatgctgggaatatttccagagttccaggtccttgaagtccatagaggagaacgtcccctggagaaagttctagagtagacctacccacaactgtccagttgtgggtaggtctactctagaactttctccaggcgtcggtaggtctactctagaactttctccagttgtcggtagggctactctagaactttctccagttgtcggtaggtctactctagaactttctccaggggacgttctcctttcctgcttccagtgtTTAAGCTTAGTGTTACtcagaacattccaggtccttgaagtccatagaggtgggtccagatt contains the following coding sequences:
- the hsf2 gene encoding heat shock factor protein 2 isoform X4 yields the protein MKQNCTVPAFLTKLWTLVEDGDTNEFICWSQEGTSFLVLDEQRFAKEILPKFFKHNNMASFIRQLNMYGFRKVMHIDTGIVKQERDGPVEFQHPYFKHGQDDLLENIKRKVSNTRPEDNKIRQDDLTKILASVHSVHSKQESIDARLATLKRENEALWREISDLRKKHSHQQQLIKKLIQFIVTLVQNNRILNLKRKRPILMNSNGKKSKYIHQIYEDKQSTVNSLNGVKNSEVSEDIIICDLTENEAEVTAEITEELPRAFEQGDVEIVEVEVDSCGVLPTETEVITSDNNKPTDDGQRSSSLDGSKPTSSSLDDSKPTSSSLDDSKPTSSSLDGSKPTSSSLNGSKPTSSSLNSSKPTSSALQLNKASGLSLEDPVKMMDSILNENGAISQNINLLGKPGSGG
- the hsf2 gene encoding heat shock factor protein 2 isoform X3, translated to MKQNCTVPAFLTKLWTLVEDGDTNEFICWSQEGTSFLVLDEQRFAKEILPKFFKHNNMASFIRQLNMYGFRKVMHIDTGIVKQERDGPVEFQHPYFKHGQDDLLENIKRKVSNTRPEDNKIRQDDLTKILASVHSVHSKQESIDARLATLKRENEALWREISDLRKKHSHQQQLIKKLIQFIVTLVQNNRILNLKRKRPILMNSNGKKSKYIHQIYEDKQSTVNSLNGVKNSEVSEDIIICDLTENEAEVTAEITEELPRAFEQGDVEIVEVEVDSCGVLPTETEVITSDNNKPTDDGQRSSSLDGSKPTSSSLDDSKPTSSSLDDSKPTSSSLDGSKPTSSSLNGSKPTSSSLNSSKPTSSALQLNKASGLSLEDPVKMMDSILNENGAISQNINLLGKRTCLPKRTRASKTESGRMTTTQISS